The following coding sequences are from one Gemmatimonadaceae bacterium window:
- a CDS encoding metallophosphoesterase, translating into MTTVFHVSDLHFGRPAVPAQIEAIEALIQTEKFDVVAISGDLSQRARAGEFQRAAVFIRDAERVSRTITVPGNHDVKWWRAPMGVGGVRKMYDNYVRFISADLEPVLRVPDVTLVGINTSHGVTSRTLTWNMRDISIIGDIRREQFDIAEAAFATGEPGNARVIVMHHNPVKGELSKRHGLKNTRKILGAFAAMGVDLILCGHDHQESVHYVEHTKKGTVISTAGTVSSRSRGGRPSSVNVIDIGADTIDVTTRIWSSESMTFVAGPHRCFER; encoded by the coding sequence ATGACGACAGTGTTTCACGTATCCGATCTCCATTTCGGCCGGCCCGCTGTCCCCGCCCAGATCGAGGCGATCGAGGCGCTGATTCAGACCGAGAAGTTCGACGTCGTCGCCATCTCCGGTGATCTGTCGCAACGGGCGCGGGCGGGCGAGTTTCAGCGCGCGGCAGTGTTCATCCGCGATGCAGAGCGAGTGAGTCGCACGATCACCGTGCCCGGGAATCACGACGTGAAATGGTGGCGAGCCCCGATGGGGGTTGGCGGCGTTCGGAAGATGTACGACAACTACGTTCGATTCATCTCGGCCGACCTGGAGCCGGTGCTTCGGGTCCCGGACGTGACCCTGGTGGGGATAAATACATCGCATGGGGTTACTTCACGGACGCTGACTTGGAACATGCGGGACATCTCGATCATCGGCGATATCCGGCGCGAGCAGTTTGATATCGCAGAGGCTGCCTTCGCGACGGGAGAGCCGGGTAATGCGCGGGTAATCGTAATGCATCACAACCCCGTGAAAGGTGAGCTATCGAAGCGCCACGGGCTCAAGAACACAAGAAAAATTCTGGGCGCGTTCGCCGCGATGGGGGTGGACCTCATACTGTGCGGTCATGACCACCAGGAGTCGGTGCACTACGTCGAGCACACAAAAAAAGGCACTGTGATTTCAACGGCCGGAACAGTGTCCAGCAGATCACGCGGGGGCCGGCCTTCGTCAGTGAATGTGATCGATATCGGAGCTGATACCATCGATGTCACGACACGAATCTGGTCGAGCGAAAGCATGACCTTCGTCGCGGGGCCCCACCGCTGCTTCGAGCGTTAG
- a CDS encoding SprT-like domain-containing protein, translating to MALGLNDGYQCQLTNNRTVVVSFRNRVLRVHSGYLNAPDNILRAIVVFVQGRTKADRAAARRVLLSHELSHEHHLNPRKRRARERTHRDDERWSIDMAHHHAAFNDAKFSGELRSIPIRISRRMKSRLGHYTWSGPRGRGAEIVISRRHIGLHRREEVLHTLLHEMVHQWQDEQGQRVDHGRGFRAKARAVGIAPKACREVA from the coding sequence ATGGCGCTGGGGCTGAACGACGGATATCAGTGTCAGTTGACGAACAACAGGACAGTGGTCGTCAGCTTCCGCAACCGCGTGCTTCGCGTTCACAGCGGATATCTGAATGCGCCTGACAACATTCTTCGGGCGATCGTTGTGTTCGTACAGGGCCGCACGAAGGCCGATCGGGCGGCTGCGCGTCGCGTTCTGCTTTCGCATGAGCTGTCGCACGAGCACCATCTCAATCCCCGGAAACGGCGCGCCCGCGAACGAACGCATCGGGACGATGAACGGTGGTCAATCGACATGGCTCACCATCACGCTGCTTTCAACGACGCGAAGTTCAGCGGCGAGCTCAGGTCAATCCCGATCAGGATCTCGCGGAGGATGAAGAGCCGGCTCGGGCATTATACATGGAGCGGGCCAAGGGGGCGGGGAGCCGAAATCGTCATCAGTCGCAGACACATCGGACTTCATCGGCGGGAGGAAGTGCTGCATACCCTGCTGCATGAGATGGTTCACCAGTGGCAGGATGAGCAGGGGCAGCGCGTCGATCACGGACGGGGATTTCGCGCAAAGGCAAGGGCTGTCGGCATTGCTCCGAAGGCTTGTCGGGAGGTCGCATAA
- a CDS encoding acyl-CoA dehydrogenase family protein, with product MPTSDIFNIDSALSEEERAVRDSVRQFVDDQVLPVIGKCYVEGRFPKEIIPQMAELGMFGANLPEEYGCAGLNNVAYGLIMQELERGDSGVRSFASVQGALVMYPIYAFGSEEQKKHYLPKMASGDIIGCFGLTEPDFGSNPSGMITRAREQADGSWVLNGAKMWITNGSSSQVAIVWAKVGESKDDSAIRGFIVPTDTPGFSSKDQKGKLSLRASDTSELVFQDVRLPADAILPKSGGLKSPLMCLTQARYGISWGAIGAAIACYEEALAYAGNRIMFGRPIGGFQLQQERLANMITEIVKGQLLALHLGRLKDAGTFTPQQVSLAKRNNVNIATDIAREARRLLGANGILAEYGAMRHMANLESVYTYEGTHDIHTLIVGQAVTGLAAFE from the coding sequence ATGCCAACATCCGACATTTTCAATATCGACTCCGCTCTTTCCGAGGAGGAGCGCGCGGTTCGTGACAGCGTCCGCCAGTTCGTTGACGATCAGGTTCTCCCGGTCATCGGCAAGTGCTATGTGGAAGGGCGATTCCCGAAGGAAATCATCCCGCAGATGGCGGAGCTCGGTATGTTCGGCGCGAATTTGCCGGAGGAGTACGGTTGTGCGGGGCTCAACAATGTCGCGTATGGCCTCATCATGCAGGAGCTCGAGCGCGGGGACTCGGGGGTAAGATCTTTCGCGTCGGTGCAGGGCGCACTGGTGATGTATCCCATTTATGCGTTCGGAAGCGAGGAGCAGAAGAAGCACTACCTGCCGAAGATGGCAAGCGGCGACATCATCGGATGCTTCGGCCTTACCGAGCCGGACTTTGGATCGAATCCGTCCGGGATGATCACGCGTGCCCGCGAGCAGGCCGACGGAAGCTGGGTGTTAAATGGCGCAAAGATGTGGATCACGAACGGCTCGTCGTCGCAGGTCGCGATCGTCTGGGCGAAAGTCGGCGAATCGAAGGACGACTCGGCCATTCGCGGATTCATCGTGCCCACCGATACGCCGGGCTTTTCATCGAAGGATCAGAAGGGCAAGCTCTCGCTCCGCGCGTCCGACACCAGCGAGCTGGTATTTCAGGATGTTCGCCTGCCAGCCGACGCCATTCTTCCGAAGTCCGGCGGACTCAAGAGCCCGCTGATGTGCCTCACGCAGGCGCGATACGGAATTTCATGGGGTGCGATCGGCGCGGCGATCGCCTGCTATGAAGAAGCGCTGGCGTACGCCGGTAACCGGATAATGTTCGGCCGTCCGATTGGGGGTTTCCAGCTTCAGCAGGAACGTCTCGCCAACATGATCACCGAGATTGTGAAGGGGCAGCTGCTCGCGCTTCACCTTGGTCGGCTGAAGGATGCAGGGACCTTCACGCCCCAACAGGTATCGCTGGCCAAGCGCAACAACGTCAACATCGCAACGGACATCGCGCGCGAGGCACGGCGCCTGCTTGGCGCGAATGGAATCCTCGCCGAGTACGGCGCGATGCGGCATATGGCAAACCTCGAGAGCGTATATACGTATGAGGGGACCCATGACATTCATACGCTGATCGTCGGCCAGGCGGTGACGGGACTGGCCGCGTTTGAGTAG
- a CDS encoding phosphodiester glycosidase family protein has translation MYKLMLLAVVVLCEPAVARAQAWDTATLELVGPGVVHRRLVVNSGPWRMPVLEVDLRTPGISLRGVRSNNKFRGREKVTSMVTRYTGPGAAVAGVNGDFFNVKIGTGESENNVMVEGVLWKGVRTTDSPYDTYDNLHSQFGMDWKNRPFIDRIGLDAKILERGRRAARLDGINFRQDTNAVVLYTPSIGDSIPVDSATTSMLSVALKLTAMRGDTMVLSVAGRPLEGRSARLYGEYAIAAGGQGRAFVTALARRSGTVRIVARLTPDRGSLRTVVGGWPRLIRHGNSVAEYADIAEGTFPRFSAGRHPRTAIGFSRDSTKLFLFTVDGRRRSDAGMSLTEVASMMLKLGAYEAMAFDGGGSTTMVIHGKVVNRPSDEAGERGVGSGLLVVLKSR, from the coding sequence ATGTACAAGCTGATGTTGCTGGCAGTAGTCGTTCTGTGCGAACCGGCGGTTGCGAGAGCACAGGCGTGGGATACGGCTACCCTCGAGCTGGTTGGACCCGGGGTGGTTCACCGCAGACTCGTAGTGAACAGCGGTCCATGGCGCATGCCCGTTCTCGAGGTCGATCTGCGCACGCCCGGGATTTCCCTGAGAGGGGTGCGCTCGAATAACAAGTTCCGCGGGCGCGAGAAAGTCACATCAATGGTGACGCGCTACACTGGCCCCGGAGCTGCCGTCGCGGGGGTCAACGGCGACTTCTTCAACGTGAAGATTGGAACCGGAGAAAGCGAGAACAACGTAATGGTGGAAGGAGTGCTGTGGAAGGGTGTGCGCACGACCGATTCACCGTATGACACTTACGACAACCTGCACTCGCAGTTCGGCATGGACTGGAAGAACAGGCCGTTCATCGACCGCATCGGTCTCGACGCGAAGATTTTGGAGCGTGGCCGGCGCGCAGCACGGCTGGACGGCATCAACTTCAGGCAGGACACAAACGCCGTTGTGCTCTACACTCCCTCGATCGGCGATTCAATCCCAGTCGACTCTGCAACGACCAGCATGTTGTCAGTCGCCCTGAAGTTGACGGCAATGCGTGGGGACACCATGGTTCTTAGCGTTGCAGGACGACCCCTCGAGGGGCGGTCGGCGCGCCTCTACGGCGAATATGCAATTGCTGCCGGAGGGCAAGGCCGCGCATTCGTGACTGCATTGGCGAGGCGGAGCGGAACCGTGAGAATCGTCGCCCGGCTGACGCCGGACCGGGGAAGTCTGAGAACAGTTGTAGGCGGCTGGCCGCGTCTGATACGGCACGGGAACAGTGTCGCCGAATACGCCGATATCGCGGAAGGCACGTTTCCGCGATTCTCCGCAGGCCGACATCCGCGAACTGCAATCGGGTTCTCCCGAGACAGCACAAAACTTTTTCTTTTCACGGTTGATGGTCGCCGAAGGTCCGACGCCGGCATGTCGCTCACAGAGGTGGCGAGCATGATGCTCAAGCTTGGAGCGTACGAAGCAATGGCATTCGATGGGGGCGGATCGACGACAATGGTGATCCATGGCAAGGTAGTCAATCGGCCTTCTGATGAAGCCGGAGAGCGGGGCGTTGGGAGCGGTCTGCTCGTGGTGCTCAAAAGCCGATAA
- a CDS encoding restriction endonuclease has protein sequence MPIPDFQTVMLPLLRHLERGEQNGPASVEALAAHVGLTSEEVAMRIPSGLAPKFANRIGWAKSHLKMAGLIESPRRGVYRLTTRGRQMLDSSPSAVTLSVLNQFPEYVAFRSGKRDSETAAVPGNGTVEGEPATRDTRTPDDLIGEGYDQLRKALAADLRERIAAMLPASFEKLVVDLLKAMGYGGPQDDAGIVVGRGGDEGIDGVIKEDRLGLETIYIQAKRWQNTVGRPDIQRFAGALQGQRARKGVFITSSTFSSEARAYSASIPTTIVLIDGAQLAELMIDHDIGVTTAKRLDIKRVDSDYFEIE, from the coding sequence ATGCCAATCCCCGATTTTCAAACCGTCATGCTCCCCCTGCTACGTCATCTTGAACGGGGAGAACAGAACGGTCCTGCGTCTGTCGAGGCGCTAGCGGCTCATGTCGGCCTCACCTCTGAGGAGGTTGCGATGAGGATTCCTAGCGGCTTGGCGCCTAAGTTCGCGAACCGAATCGGGTGGGCCAAATCACATCTTAAGATGGCCGGTCTGATCGAGTCTCCTCGACGCGGCGTCTATCGTCTTACAACTCGCGGACGGCAGATGCTCGATTCTAGTCCATCGGCCGTCACACTTTCTGTTTTGAATCAGTTTCCCGAATACGTTGCGTTCCGAAGCGGGAAACGAGATTCGGAAACAGCCGCGGTTCCAGGTAACGGAACTGTTGAGGGTGAACCAGCGACTCGAGACACCAGAACCCCAGATGACCTGATCGGCGAGGGCTACGATCAACTGCGAAAGGCTCTCGCTGCGGACTTACGGGAACGCATCGCCGCTATGTTGCCCGCGAGTTTTGAGAAGTTAGTAGTCGACCTCCTCAAGGCAATGGGATATGGTGGGCCCCAGGACGACGCCGGTATCGTTGTCGGTCGCGGAGGCGATGAGGGTATTGACGGAGTGATCAAGGAAGACCGCCTCGGTCTTGAGACGATCTACATCCAGGCAAAGCGTTGGCAGAACACAGTCGGCCGCCCCGACATTCAGCGTTTTGCTGGAGCTCTTCAGGGACAACGTGCAAGAAAAGGAGTCTTCATCACGTCATCGACCTTCAGCTCGGAGGCCCGCGCATATTCCGCATCGATTCCGACGACGATAGTTCTGATCGACGGGGCTCAGCTGGCGGAGTTGATGATTGATCACGATATCGGAGTGACCACAGCAAAGCGTCTGGACATCAAGCGGGTCGATTCAGATTACTTCGAAATCGAGTGA
- a CDS encoding MFS transporter encodes MNDFPVRRNTALLAAAMAMQSATFQLSAAMSSITFVLVTGTTSLLGLGPALTMVAAALTALPAGRLMDRVGRIPVLAGGFLAGASGTALLSLGAHTHSALAAIPGFILLGAAGATGQLARAAAGDMYPASRRARGIAYVLFGSVFGAILGPLVFAPIFRGRELSAQTLVLPWLAASAMMLIAFLIVINIRPDPKRIAESIEKGDSIPPSPALAASPLAAILRRPGVAVALIAGVVSFAIMGAVMNLTGYVVVQHLHHPQHMVFPIIGAHVLGMYLFMPAVGWVVDRAGRTRTLAAGLAILAVSTAGLTWSESVVPVAILLFGLGLGWNLSFVAATSQLADLASATERGKLLGFNDLLAGLSASVLVLLGGFVLDDYGVAALSLGASAIAVAPIVFILMSGHSSTAQSQA; translated from the coding sequence ATGAATGACTTCCCCGTCAGGCGGAATACAGCACTTCTCGCGGCCGCGATGGCCATGCAGTCTGCAACGTTCCAACTCAGCGCGGCCATGTCGTCGATCACGTTCGTCCTGGTCACCGGAACCACCAGTCTGCTCGGTCTCGGGCCAGCTCTGACAATGGTCGCCGCCGCTCTCACCGCCCTGCCCGCTGGCCGTCTCATGGACCGCGTCGGTCGCATACCGGTGCTCGCGGGCGGATTTCTCGCCGGAGCGTCAGGCACTGCGCTCCTGAGCCTCGGTGCGCACACCCACTCTGCCCTCGCCGCCATTCCCGGCTTCATTCTGCTCGGCGCTGCTGGAGCAACCGGGCAGCTAGCCCGTGCCGCGGCAGGTGACATGTACCCCGCGTCACGCCGCGCCCGCGGAATCGCCTACGTGCTGTTCGGATCGGTGTTCGGGGCGATACTGGGCCCGCTGGTATTTGCACCGATCTTCAGGGGCCGTGAGTTATCCGCACAGACACTCGTGCTTCCATGGCTCGCGGCAAGCGCGATGATGCTGATCGCTTTCCTGATCGTGATAAATATCCGGCCCGATCCAAAGCGTATCGCAGAATCGATCGAGAAAGGCGATTCAATACCACCATCCCCTGCGTTGGCCGCGTCGCCACTTGCAGCAATTCTCCGGCGCCCGGGCGTTGCAGTCGCCCTCATAGCGGGAGTGGTGAGCTTCGCGATCATGGGCGCTGTCATGAATCTCACCGGATACGTCGTCGTGCAGCATCTGCATCATCCGCAGCATATGGTGTTTCCAATTATTGGCGCGCACGTCCTCGGCATGTATCTATTCATGCCGGCAGTCGGATGGGTCGTTGACCGTGCGGGGCGCACACGCACCCTTGCAGCGGGCCTCGCGATACTCGCCGTGTCCACTGCCGGGCTCACGTGGTCCGAGTCTGTCGTTCCAGTAGCAATACTTCTCTTCGGTCTCGGACTGGGATGGAATTTGTCATTTGTGGCTGCAACCAGCCAGCTCGCCGATCTCGCCTCGGCGACGGAGCGTGGCAAGCTCCTCGGCTTCAATGACCTGCTTGCCGGGCTCAGCGCATCTGTACTCGTACTGCTCGGCGGCTTCGTTCTGGATGACTACGGCGTGGCCGCGCTCTCGCTGGGCGCATCCGCCATAGCGGTTGCACCAATTGTCTTCATATTGATGTCTGGTCATTCTTCGACCGCGCAGTCTCAAGCTTGA
- a CDS encoding DUF1343 domain-containing protein, which translates to MPLLISLVVLMLGTLAVPAAALQQQPGRVMPGVEVLLRDSLHLLRGKRVGLITNASGRDRKGTSTVDLLHRAPGVKLVALFGPEHGLRSAAEAGVPIASAVDSVTGVTIHSLYGSTYTPSAAMLEPLDVLVYDIQDVGARVYTYQWTMVIAAAAAKKAGKRFIVLDRPNPIRADKFQGNVLDPKFASFVGYQPVPLRYGFTQGELLRYLVGKKLVNADITVVPMAGYRRSMWWEATGIPWINPSPNLRTMDATILYPGTVMFEGTNVAEGRGTEDPFRFVGASWMMDAAAIASELNAKRLAGVRFTATTRKLTPTARKFAGETIPMIEVVVTDRDKVDGIEVGVHMLRAIYKRHPREFNWLVPKIDRLAGTDQLRKAVEKEGGVERLLAQWKKESAAFEVEARPFLIYK; encoded by the coding sequence ATGCCGCTTCTAATTTCTCTCGTTGTCCTGATGCTGGGCACGCTGGCTGTTCCAGCGGCGGCATTGCAACAGCAACCAGGCAGAGTTATGCCGGGGGTCGAGGTACTGCTCCGCGATTCGCTTCACTTGCTTAGAGGCAAGCGGGTCGGGCTGATCACCAATGCCTCCGGACGCGATCGTAAAGGCACGAGCACCGTCGACCTCCTTCACCGTGCGCCCGGAGTGAAACTCGTTGCACTGTTCGGCCCGGAGCATGGCCTCCGCAGTGCAGCCGAAGCTGGGGTCCCGATAGCAAGTGCAGTCGATTCGGTGACTGGCGTTACAATACACTCGCTCTATGGTTCGACATACACGCCGTCTGCAGCAATGCTGGAGCCGTTGGATGTCCTCGTGTACGATATCCAGGATGTTGGCGCGAGAGTGTACACTTATCAGTGGACAATGGTAATAGCTGCTGCTGCGGCAAAGAAAGCTGGCAAGCGTTTCATCGTTCTCGACAGACCCAATCCGATTCGCGCCGACAAGTTTCAGGGCAATGTGCTCGACCCGAAGTTCGCGTCGTTTGTCGGTTACCAACCTGTGCCGTTGCGGTATGGTTTCACTCAGGGTGAGCTGCTTCGCTACCTCGTGGGAAAAAAACTGGTTAACGCCGATATTACGGTGGTGCCGATGGCTGGGTACCGGCGCTCGATGTGGTGGGAAGCCACAGGCATTCCATGGATCAACCCCTCACCCAATCTGCGGACGATGGACGCAACGATTTTGTACCCTGGAACAGTCATGTTCGAAGGCACGAACGTTGCCGAAGGGCGCGGAACCGAGGATCCATTCCGGTTTGTCGGAGCAAGCTGGATGATGGACGCAGCCGCTATTGCCAGCGAGTTGAACGCAAAACGCCTTGCCGGTGTCAGGTTCACCGCTACAACCCGGAAACTGACCCCGACTGCGCGGAAGTTCGCCGGCGAAACGATCCCGATGATTGAGGTTGTTGTAACAGATCGTGACAAGGTGGACGGTATCGAAGTGGGCGTTCACATGCTGCGGGCGATCTACAAGCGACACCCTCGTGAATTCAACTGGCTCGTGCCGAAGATCGACCGGCTGGCCGGAACCGACCAGTTGCGGAAGGCAGTCGAAAAAGAGGGAGGAGTAGAACGGCTGCTCGCACAGTGGAAAAAAGAATCGGCCGCCTTCGAGGTCGAAGCGCGGCCGTTCCTTATCTACAAGTAG
- a CDS encoding carboxypeptidase regulatory-like domain-containing protein — translation MNNRLFLICAAVLIAALVTPFSAAFSQTTIQLEGTLKASNGEVIPNAQVSVTEPSTNTLRNTRSNALGGFRVLGLSPGRYTVTIRALGFAPESQNVELLIGQRANLVFSLDRAATELGSVMVKSEHMTNVEVQKTSVSAPVVREQIQNLPTIDRNIMTLAAITPGIKAFAPQAGRALPSAGAVPDLRFINFYMDGIELKSLFNGNLVGIPQTGAPLPQESVQEFRVFLNPYDTEYSHAGAYVISAVSNRGTNDTKGSVFGYMQNKDMIARTIFQKATPNFSRQQFGANVSGALRPDRLFYALNYEVTNTNNFIDVVPGRPAFNPAIWDSYRGAKKAPNLNHTGFGRLTYEQSPKSTFDAEWAIRKMAGESNFGGTTSQEAGIDQAYLVNVAQIRHRYLPTSNSLNELSLQLVNWNHTEGQLVPGPQLNYPSLVIGTATFPLKLNERHLRFIDRASFTRDNWRGSHLFKAGVELSHIAADQFSPNFKDGSFRFGVDSSTVPNQATVGVGFPTTEGTADALAEASGWVTGVYLNDEWRLKPTFTLNLGVRYDAELNTLNNDFTVPWASDTAITNRTVLANYINRGDRKNDLNNFSPRVSFSWDPTGMNRTFIRGGAGIIYDRVPSFIGFQEKLASSWRTYTISNPGTRDVAALRARVVSGQIATTPNIVLVKNKMQAPENRQLSLGIGHQMSPDLALNADYIHQDVRHLYTRLNPNYRDVTRNARNLTPKYGDIILWDDFGRAKFDALVMSLGYRRAAVLTNLSYTLGFYNAEYDAVTAPAYPFRETYNMQRTAGDERHRFVLSEVATLKWGFELASIITLASPRPYAVTLGVDVNKDDNFADDFLPDGSVTGERTARPDGSWENWYRNLDIRVGKKFFDGRGMTIRLTGEVFNVFNTNNVAGFFGRQKDAAGNALSTFGVANAAFGARRAQVGTKVEF, via the coding sequence ATGAACAATCGTCTGTTCCTCATTTGCGCTGCAGTGCTGATAGCGGCACTCGTAACTCCCTTCTCGGCAGCCTTCTCGCAAACTACAATTCAACTGGAAGGCACGCTGAAGGCGTCAAATGGTGAGGTCATTCCCAACGCTCAGGTGTCTGTAACGGAGCCTTCCACAAACACACTCCGAAATACACGCTCGAATGCACTCGGCGGATTCCGCGTTCTCGGCCTGTCCCCCGGACGATATACAGTCACCATTCGTGCGCTCGGCTTCGCGCCGGAAAGTCAGAATGTCGAGTTGCTGATCGGGCAACGCGCGAATCTGGTTTTTTCTCTTGATCGGGCTGCGACGGAGCTCGGCTCAGTGATGGTCAAGAGCGAGCACATGACCAACGTTGAAGTGCAAAAAACGTCCGTGTCCGCTCCAGTGGTGCGCGAGCAGATTCAGAATCTGCCGACAATCGACCGCAATATCATGACCCTCGCGGCCATCACACCGGGGATCAAGGCGTTCGCGCCGCAGGCGGGCCGCGCACTTCCGTCAGCAGGGGCGGTGCCCGATCTGCGGTTCATCAACTTCTACATGGACGGGATCGAGCTGAAGTCGCTGTTCAATGGAAACCTGGTTGGCATTCCGCAGACGGGCGCGCCGCTGCCGCAGGAATCGGTTCAGGAGTTTCGCGTATTCCTAAACCCGTACGACACCGAGTACTCACACGCCGGTGCCTACGTGATAAGCGCGGTGTCGAATCGCGGTACCAACGACACCAAGGGTTCCGTATTCGGCTACATGCAGAACAAGGACATGATTGCACGAACAATATTTCAGAAGGCAACGCCGAACTTCAGCAGGCAGCAGTTCGGAGCAAACGTTTCAGGAGCACTGAGGCCGGATCGCCTTTTCTACGCGTTGAACTACGAAGTCACCAACACCAACAACTTCATCGACGTTGTTCCCGGCAGACCAGCGTTCAACCCGGCGATCTGGGATTCGTACCGGGGTGCGAAGAAAGCTCCGAACCTGAATCACACCGGATTCGGGCGACTCACCTACGAACAGAGTCCCAAAAGCACGTTCGATGCGGAGTGGGCAATTCGCAAGATGGCTGGTGAGTCGAACTTCGGGGGTACAACGTCGCAGGAGGCAGGAATCGATCAGGCGTATCTCGTCAACGTGGCGCAGATCAGACACCGATACCTTCCGACTTCGAACTCCCTGAACGAGTTGAGCCTGCAGCTCGTAAACTGGAACCACACCGAAGGGCAGCTCGTTCCGGGACCGCAGCTCAACTACCCGAGCCTGGTCATCGGTACCGCCACGTTTCCACTCAAGCTGAATGAGCGGCACCTGCGCTTCATCGACCGCGCAAGCTTCACGCGTGACAACTGGCGTGGGAGCCATCTCTTCAAGGCCGGGGTGGAGCTGAGCCACATCGCAGCCGATCAGTTTTCGCCGAATTTCAAGGACGGCTCATTCAGATTTGGAGTGGATTCGAGCACTGTTCCAAACCAGGCGACGGTCGGTGTCGGCTTTCCAACCACTGAAGGCACGGCCGACGCGCTGGCCGAGGCGTCGGGGTGGGTGACGGGAGTGTACCTCAACGATGAGTGGCGCCTCAAGCCGACGTTTACACTCAACCTCGGCGTGCGTTACGACGCAGAGCTCAACACACTCAACAACGATTTCACAGTGCCGTGGGCGAGTGATACCGCTATTACCAACAGGACAGTACTAGCGAATTACATCAACCGCGGCGACCGCAAGAACGATCTCAACAATTTCTCGCCCCGCGTTTCGTTCTCGTGGGATCCGACAGGTATGAACCGCACGTTCATCCGCGGCGGAGCGGGGATTATCTACGATCGTGTTCCCAGCTTCATCGGCTTCCAGGAGAAGCTCGCTTCATCGTGGCGAACCTACACAATCAGCAACCCGGGCACACGCGACGTTGCCGCACTTCGCGCCCGAGTGGTCTCGGGCCAGATCGCTACGACTCCGAATATCGTATTGGTCAAGAACAAGATGCAGGCTCCCGAGAACCGTCAGCTTTCGCTCGGAATCGGTCATCAGATGTCCCCTGATCTCGCGCTCAACGCTGACTACATACATCAGGATGTGCGGCACCTTTACACGCGGCTCAACCCGAACTATCGCGATGTTACCCGCAACGCCCGCAATCTCACGCCAAAGTACGGTGACATCATTCTCTGGGATGACTTCGGACGCGCAAAGTTTGACGCACTGGTGATGTCACTCGGGTATCGCCGCGCAGCGGTGCTCACCAATCTCTCCTATACGCTCGGTTTCTATAACGCAGAGTACGATGCTGTGACTGCGCCGGCATATCCGTTCCGCGAAACGTACAACATGCAGCGCACGGCGGGTGATGAGCGACACCGCTTCGTGTTGTCCGAAGTCGCGACACTGAAGTGGGGTTTCGAGCTAGCAAGTATCATCACGCTCGCCAGTCCGCGTCCGTACGCGGTAACGCTTGGAGTAGATGTAAACAAGGATGATAATTTCGCCGACGACTTTCTGCCGGACGGGAGCGTTACGGGCGAGCGCACTGCACGCCCGGATGGCTCGTGGGAGAACTGGTATCGCAACCTGGATATACGCGTCGGGAAGAAATTCTTCGACGGACGCGGAATGACGATCAGGTTGACCGGCGAAGTGTTCAACGTCTTCAATACCAACAACGTCGCCGGATTCTTTGGACGGCAGAAAGACGCGGCGGGCAATGCGCTTTCAACCTTCGGTGTTGCAAATGCAGCGTTTGGCGCGCGCCGCGCTCAGGTCGGAACGAAAGTGGAGTTCTAG